The Mesorhizobium sp. NBSH29 genome has a segment encoding these proteins:
- a CDS encoding efflux RND transporter permease subunit, with the protein MNWNFSAWSIRNPIAPILLFVVLIVLGLMSFKGLPITRFPNIDVPLVSVVVIDPGVAPSELETQVTKRVEDAVSNISGVKNVISTITESRSQTVVEFRLEVETATAVTDVKDAVERIQSDLPATSNKPVIARVEVEGQAILTYAVTAPAMTPEELSWFVDDTVIRKLQGLKGVARVDRYGGVTREIHVDVDPNRLEALGVTAGDINRSLRAANVDLTGGSADFSDRAQSIRTLGGAKELADLEKLEIPLAGGRKVLLSDIAKVSDSWEEPKSFARVNGQTVVSFAIFRGKGESDVEVNERVEAAVTTLKSENPEVVVRKVDDSVSYTVGNYDSAMETLVEGAVLSIIVVFLFLRDIRATLVSAVALPLSILPAFWAIDMLGFSLNLVSLLGITLVVGILVDDAIVEIENIVRHIKMGKSPYRASLEAADEIGLAVIAISATIMAVFAPVSFMGGIAGQYFKQFGLTVAVAVFFSLLVARLITPMLAAYFMRDHVHEEPKPGIIMRGYERLLRTTLRFRWLTLLAGIGFFAGSIYAMGTLPSGFIPKEDASRIVFSLELPPGSRLEDTRMVTDRVTTLMREVPEVENVYVIGGSNPTGTLETRRATVVADLVHKSERSIKQAEIEEILLKKMETVPDLRAYFVNDRGERQLALGVMGTDGAVLDAQARKIQSAMAETGKFRAISSNAALDRPEIIVSPDLDRLAELGISTATLSETLRIATIGDIDANLAKFTVGDRQIPIRVQLAPEARDDLSVVSELPVPSPSGVTVPLSSVADIQFGQGPSSIERFNRERRVVIGADMAKGAELGEGLAAVWELPAVKEMAPGTRIQETGDAEIMGEVFAGFATAMGTGLMLVLVVLILLFGSVFHSITILGSLPLAIGGVVAGLMLTNSAVSMPVVIGILMLMGIVTKNAIMLVDFAIEEVKQGVSRKEAIIDAGRKRARPIVMTTIAMSAGMLPASLALGDGGEFRAPMAVAVIGGLLVSTFLSLVFVPSFFTLMDDAAIGTSRLFRWLARPNRRDDPEDDQKHGAPAHAVEQQNALPMAAE; encoded by the coding sequence ATGAACTGGAACTTTTCGGCTTGGTCCATCCGCAATCCGATTGCACCGATCCTGCTTTTTGTCGTGTTGATCGTGCTGGGGCTCATGAGCTTCAAGGGCCTGCCGATCACGCGCTTTCCCAACATCGACGTGCCGCTGGTTTCAGTTGTCGTAATTGATCCTGGTGTCGCTCCAAGCGAGCTGGAAACCCAGGTCACCAAGCGGGTCGAGGATGCGGTTTCCAACATCAGCGGCGTTAAGAATGTCATCTCGACCATCACTGAAAGCCGCTCGCAGACGGTCGTGGAATTCCGCCTCGAAGTCGAGACAGCGACAGCGGTGACCGACGTGAAGGACGCGGTCGAGCGTATCCAGTCCGACCTGCCCGCCACCTCCAACAAGCCGGTCATCGCGCGCGTCGAGGTTGAAGGCCAGGCGATCCTGACCTATGCGGTGACAGCGCCTGCAATGACGCCTGAGGAACTCTCTTGGTTTGTCGATGACACGGTCATCCGTAAGTTGCAGGGTCTCAAGGGTGTTGCCCGCGTTGACCGTTATGGCGGGGTTACCCGTGAAATCCATGTCGATGTCGATCCGAACCGGCTTGAAGCCCTCGGTGTGACAGCCGGCGATATCAACCGCTCGCTGCGTGCTGCCAATGTTGACCTCACCGGCGGCAGCGCCGATTTTTCTGATCGCGCCCAGTCGATCCGTACGCTGGGTGGCGCCAAGGAACTTGCAGACCTCGAGAAGCTCGAAATCCCGCTCGCAGGCGGTCGCAAGGTTTTGTTGTCTGATATCGCCAAGGTCAGCGATTCCTGGGAGGAGCCGAAATCCTTCGCCCGGGTCAATGGCCAGACGGTCGTGTCGTTTGCGATCTTCCGGGGCAAGGGTGAAAGCGACGTCGAGGTCAATGAGCGCGTTGAAGCAGCCGTCACCACACTAAAGTCCGAGAACCCGGAAGTGGTGGTAAGGAAGGTTGACGATTCTGTCAGCTATACGGTCGGTAATTATGACTCGGCCATGGAAACGCTGGTTGAAGGCGCCGTGCTTTCGATCATCGTGGTGTTTTTGTTCCTGCGCGATATCCGGGCTACATTGGTCTCGGCTGTAGCGTTGCCGCTGTCGATCCTGCCTGCTTTCTGGGCCATCGACATGCTCGGCTTTTCGCTCAATCTCGTCAGCCTGCTCGGCATCACGCTGGTGGTGGGTATTCTGGTCGACGACGCGATCGTCGAAATCGAGAATATCGTGCGGCATATCAAAATGGGAAAATCGCCTTATCGCGCGTCTTTGGAAGCTGCGGACGAAATCGGCCTTGCGGTGATCGCCATTTCTGCGACGATCATGGCGGTGTTTGCGCCAGTGTCTTTCATGGGCGGCATTGCCGGCCAGTATTTCAAGCAGTTTGGACTGACAGTGGCCGTCGCGGTGTTTTTCTCGCTGCTCGTCGCGCGACTTATCACGCCGATGCTGGCTGCCTATTTCATGCGTGACCATGTCCATGAAGAGCCCAAGCCCGGCATTATCATGCGTGGTTATGAACGGCTGTTGCGCACGACATTGCGCTTTCGCTGGCTGACGCTACTCGCTGGTATCGGCTTTTTCGCGGGGTCGATCTACGCCATGGGCACTTTGCCGTCGGGCTTCATCCCCAAGGAGGATGCCAGCCGCATCGTCTTCTCTCTGGAGCTGCCGCCCGGCAGCCGGCTTGAAGACACGCGCATGGTAACCGACCGGGTCACAACTCTGATGCGTGAGGTGCCCGAGGTCGAGAATGTCTATGTCATCGGTGGGTCGAACCCAACCGGAACGCTGGAGACCAGGCGGGCGACCGTCGTTGCTGATCTGGTCCATAAGTCGGAGCGTTCGATCAAGCAGGCGGAGATCGAGGAGATACTGCTCAAGAAGATGGAGACGGTACCGGATTTGCGCGCCTATTTCGTCAATGACCGCGGCGAGCGGCAGCTGGCGCTGGGCGTCATGGGTACCGATGGTGCCGTGCTTGATGCACAGGCGCGCAAGATCCAGAGCGCCATGGCCGAGACCGGGAAATTCCGGGCGATCAGTTCGAACGCCGCGCTAGACCGGCCCGAAATTATTGTCTCGCCCGATCTCGACCGGCTGGCCGAGCTTGGTATCTCGACAGCGACGCTGTCGGAGACCTTACGCATTGCCACCATTGGTGACATTGACGCCAACCTGGCAAAATTCACCGTGGGCGACCGCCAGATCCCGATTCGGGTGCAACTGGCACCGGAGGCACGTGACGACCTTTCGGTGGTGAGTGAGCTGCCTGTGCCGTCACCCTCGGGGGTTACTGTACCGCTGTCTTCTGTCGCTGACATACAGTTCGGGCAGGGGCCTTCCTCTATCGAGCGGTTCAACCGTGAACGGCGTGTCGTCATCGGCGCCGACATGGCCAAGGGGGCTGAGCTTGGCGAAGGTTTGGCCGCGGTCTGGGAGCTGCCCGCTGTCAAGGAGATGGCACCCGGCACGCGCATCCAGGAAACCGGCGATGCGGAGATCATGGGCGAAGTGTTTGCCGGCTTTGCCACCGCGATGGGCACAGGGCTGATGCTGGTTCTGGTGGTACTGATCCTGCTGTTTGGCTCGGTGTTTCACTCCATCACCATTCTGGGCTCATTGCCGCTGGCCATTGGTGGCGTGGTGGCGGGGCTGATGCTTACCAATTCGGCGGTGTCTATGCCGGTCGTTATCGGCATCCTGATGCTGATGGGTATTGTTACCAAGAACGCCATCATGCTGGTGGATTTTGCCATCGAGGAAGTGAAGCAGGGCGTATCGCGTAAGGAGGCGATCATCGACGCCGGCCGCAAGCGCGCACGTCCCATCGTCATGACCACCATTGCCATGTCGGCAGGCATGCTGCCGGCGTCTTTGGCGCTGGGCGATGGCGGTGAGTTCCGGGCACCCATGGCTGTTGCGGTGATTGGTGGCCTGCTGGTGTCGACTTTCCTGTCGCTGGTCTTTGTTCCGTCCTTCTTTACGCTGATGGATGACGCGGCGATCGGCACCTCGCGGCTGTTCCGCTGGCTGGCCCGGCCTAACCGCCGCGACGACCCGGAAGACGACCAGAAGCATGGCGCTCCGGCCCATGCCGTCGAACAGCAGAACGCATTGCCGATGGCGGCGGAATAA
- a CDS encoding L,D-transpeptidase, producing MISGLGLLGLGAASGCSTSAIELPAMGLDNTTTGSIRPRISVDRKVTSPDLMYASFNDEGFQLPEIPYAKVDPQYRRQIVVDPTGEAPGTIVVHLKEHFLYYVQPGGDALRYGVGIGREGFLWSGRANIQYGKKWPTWTPPPEMIARKPELEKWRGGQPGGLENPLGARALYIFQDGRDTGYRVHGSPEWWTIGQAMSSGCVRMINQDVIDLFGRVTGKTPIVVV from the coding sequence ATGATCAGTGGGCTCGGCCTGCTGGGGCTAGGCGCTGCCAGTGGCTGCTCCACTTCGGCAATCGAGTTGCCCGCAATGGGGCTTGATAACACCACCACCGGCTCGATCCGTCCGCGCATCAGCGTCGACAGGAAAGTGACCAGCCCTGACCTTATGTATGCGTCCTTCAACGATGAAGGCTTCCAGCTCCCCGAAATTCCCTACGCCAAGGTAGACCCGCAGTACCGCCGCCAGATCGTCGTTGACCCGACAGGTGAGGCGCCGGGCACCATAGTCGTCCATCTCAAGGAACACTTCCTCTACTACGTCCAGCCCGGCGGCGACGCGCTGCGCTACGGCGTCGGCATCGGCCGCGAAGGCTTTTTGTGGTCTGGGCGCGCCAACATCCAGTACGGCAAGAAATGGCCGACTTGGACGCCGCCGCCCGAAATGATCGCCCGCAAGCCCGAGCTCGAAAAGTGGCGTGGCGGACAGCCCGGCGGATTGGAAAACCCGCTCGGCGCACGCGCGCTCTATATCTTCCAGGATGGGCGCGACACCGGCTACCGCGTGCATGGTTCGCCGGAATGGTGGACTATCGGCCAGGCCATGTCTTCCGGTTGTGTCCGCATGATCAACCAGGACGTGATCGACCTTTTTGGCCGCGTCACCGGTAAGACGCCTATCGTCGTTGTCTGA
- a CDS encoding efflux RND transporter periplasmic adaptor subunit, which translates to MTVRKTIIGAFAILLAASIAYTVLPENVFAAAETPAEEIVIQTPPAIRVVAAAQRELVEHLSVTGTIVAREEAAAGTDLNGLTVLKLNADQGDRVKKGDVLAVLDRSSLETQLAQMDASRAQAEANIAQMEAQIADSEVGVRQAKEGLARSKTLQAKGVAAKAQLDNAVNAFDSARARLGAAQKAVVASQAQLAVIDAQKKNISLQLGKTDVKAPADGLVLARSATLGGIVSAAAGPLFRIAIDGEFELAATVAETALPRLKADMPVAVMPAGSDTPIAGNIRRISPEVDQRSRLGTLYISIADSSDVRVGNFARGEIEAVRRNGVAVPEGAVTFRNQKPFLQVVRDGKVNTVPVTLGARAEGYVEVKSGVTAGDEVIERAGTFVADGDMVTPVRGDVMGALKP; encoded by the coding sequence ATGACCGTTCGTAAAACAATCATCGGCGCTTTTGCTATCCTTCTAGCGGCTAGCATTGCCTATACTGTGCTGCCGGAGAATGTTTTTGCAGCGGCTGAAACGCCGGCCGAGGAGATAGTCATCCAGACGCCGCCGGCCATCCGCGTGGTGGCTGCGGCGCAGCGCGAGCTGGTCGAACATTTGTCCGTCACCGGCACCATCGTGGCACGGGAAGAGGCCGCCGCCGGCACAGACCTCAACGGGCTAACGGTTCTGAAGCTCAATGCCGACCAAGGTGACCGGGTCAAGAAGGGCGATGTTCTCGCGGTGCTTGATCGCTCCTCGCTGGAGACACAACTGGCACAGATGGACGCCAGCCGGGCGCAGGCCGAAGCCAATATCGCACAGATGGAAGCGCAGATTGCAGATTCCGAAGTAGGCGTTCGCCAGGCTAAGGAAGGGTTGGCGCGGTCCAAGACATTGCAGGCAAAGGGCGTTGCCGCCAAAGCGCAGCTGGACAATGCAGTGAACGCATTTGACAGCGCGCGAGCCAGGCTGGGTGCGGCGCAAAAAGCAGTTGTTGCCTCGCAGGCGCAGCTTGCCGTCATCGATGCGCAGAAGAAGAACATTTCGCTGCAACTAGGCAAAACCGACGTGAAGGCCCCGGCGGACGGGCTTGTGCTTGCCCGCAGCGCCACGCTCGGAGGCATTGTCTCGGCCGCTGCCGGGCCGCTGTTTCGCATTGCTATCGATGGTGAATTCGAGCTCGCCGCAACTGTCGCTGAAACGGCGTTGCCACGGCTGAAGGCCGACATGCCGGTCGCGGTCATGCCCGCCGGCAGCGACACACCGATTGCCGGAAACATCCGCCGCATTTCACCCGAGGTCGACCAGCGATCGCGGCTTGGCACTCTCTATATCTCAATTGCCGACAGCAGCGACGTTCGGGTCGGCAATTTCGCCCGCGGTGAGATCGAGGCGGTGCGGCGCAATGGCGTGGCGGTGCCCGAGGGGGCGGTTACATTCCGCAACCAGAAGCCATTTCTGCAAGTGGTGAGGGACGGCAAGGTGAATACTGTACCGGTGACACTCGGTGCGCGGGCTGAGGGCTATGTCGAAGTGAAGTCCGGCGTGACGGCCGGCGACGAAGTGATCGAGCGGGCCGGGACGTTTGTTGCCGATGGCGACATGGTCACGCCGGTGCGCGGTGATGTGATGGGGGCACTCAAGCCATGA
- a CDS encoding diphosphate--fructose-6-phosphate 1-phosphotransferase codes for MPEKTFVIAQGGGPTAVINQTLAGAVAEIERRYPNARILGARHGVRGIRDGDYVDFSDIPPERMRAIGATPGAALGSTRDKPDAAYCELVLNGLRKVDANAFIYIGGNDTAGTQQILAEASGGSMAFVHAPKTIDNDLVENDHTPGFISAAEFVAGAFQSVDLDFRALPGIYIGIVMGRHAGFLTAAAAAWRDEEDDGPHLIYVPERAFSEDRFIDDVKATLSRHGRCVVAVSEGVSTADGRALVESLVPPERIERDQHGNIKLSGSDLPMAFERALSEKLPGKRARVDVLGYLPRGYIGAINQTDASEAYEAGIFAVDTAERGGGSVALQEEGGKTVMRRVELSAVAGKTRHMPKTFLMGDENRLSPDGSAYFNRLLPRKYAIGRPFV; via the coding sequence ATGCCGGAAAAAACCTTTGTGATCGCGCAGGGCGGTGGCCCGACGGCTGTCATCAACCAGACATTGGCCGGCGCTGTCGCCGAGATTGAGCGCCGCTATCCAAATGCCCGCATTCTGGGCGCGCGACACGGCGTGCGCGGCATCCGAGACGGTGATTATGTGGATTTCTCCGACATCCCGCCCGAGCGCATGCGCGCCATCGGCGCAACGCCGGGCGCAGCCCTCGGCAGCACCCGCGACAAGCCCGACGCCGCCTATTGCGAACTGGTGTTGAACGGCCTGCGCAAGGTTGATGCTAATGCATTTATCTATATCGGCGGCAATGATACCGCCGGCACGCAGCAGATCCTGGCGGAAGCCTCTGGTGGCTCAATGGCTTTTGTCCACGCGCCCAAAACCATCGACAATGATCTGGTCGAAAACGACCATACACCGGGCTTCATCTCCGCAGCCGAATTCGTCGCGGGCGCATTTCAGAGCGTCGATCTCGATTTCCGCGCTTTGCCGGGCATCTATATCGGCATCGTCATGGGCCGCCATGCGGGCTTTCTGACGGCAGCCGCTGCCGCATGGCGCGACGAAGAAGATGATGGCCCCCACCTGATCTACGTGCCCGAGCGCGCCTTTTCGGAAGACCGCTTCATTGATGATGTGAAGGCAACGCTTTCCCGTCATGGCCGCTGCGTGGTTGCGGTGTCGGAAGGCGTTTCGACTGCCGACGGTCGCGCTCTGGTCGAAAGTCTGGTCCCCCCCGAGCGCATCGAGCGCGATCAGCATGGCAACATCAAACTGTCAGGCAGCGACCTGCCGATGGCCTTTGAACGCGCTCTGTCGGAAAAACTGCCCGGCAAGCGTGCCCGCGTCGACGTTCTGGGCTATCTGCCCCGCGGGTATATCGGAGCCATCAACCAGACTGACGCCAGCGAAGCCTATGAAGCGGGCATTTTCGCTGTTGATACAGCAGAGCGTGGGGGCGGCTCCGTTGCACTGCAGGAAGAGGGCGGCAAGACGGTCATGCGTCGTGTTGAACTGTCTGCCGTTGCGGGCAAGACCCGGCACATGCCCAAGACTTTTCTGATGGGCGACGAGAACCGCCTGTCGCCGGATGGCAGCGCCTATTTCAACCGGCTGCTGCCGCGCAAATATGCCATCGGTCGGCCCTTCGTTTGA
- a CDS encoding RNA polymerase sigma factor, producing MAKIDTRDVPRTIDAVWRIEQTRILAGLARMVRDVGLAEEFAQDALIAALKQWPLSGVPANPGAWLTATAKRRAIDHFRRQTMADRKHVQIGHELDSENNSGAAEIEDRLDDDIGDDMLGLMFVASHPMLATEARIALTLKLLGGLTTEEIGRAFLVSETTVAQRIVRAKRALAASGEAFEIPRGEARNTRLSSVMEVLYLIFNEGYSASSGEDWIRPQLCEEAMRLGRVLAGLAPDEPEVHGLVALMELQASRFKARVDGSGDPVRLPDQNRARWDHLLIGRGLAALERSESLAPQRGPYAFQAAIAACHARARVAEDTDWARIAALYHGLAELTPSPVVALNRAVAVSMAYGPEAGLALLDPLLEDPAVGFYHLLPAARGDLLFRLYRFEEAAVEFERAARLSPTARDRIFLERRAETSRSRTVVG from the coding sequence GTGGCGAAGATCGACACCAGAGACGTCCCCCGCACTATCGATGCGGTATGGCGCATCGAGCAGACCCGCATTCTTGCGGGTCTCGCCCGTATGGTTCGTGACGTAGGGCTGGCGGAGGAATTTGCGCAGGATGCGCTGATCGCTGCGCTGAAGCAGTGGCCCCTATCCGGGGTGCCTGCCAATCCAGGGGCGTGGCTGACGGCTACCGCCAAGCGACGTGCTATCGATCACTTTCGGCGCCAGACGATGGCTGATCGCAAGCATGTCCAGATTGGCCATGAACTCGACAGCGAAAATAATTCGGGTGCCGCTGAGATCGAAGATCGACTCGACGACGATATCGGCGACGACATGCTGGGGCTGATGTTTGTCGCCTCTCATCCGATGCTGGCGACGGAAGCGCGGATTGCGCTGACGCTGAAATTGCTGGGGGGTCTCACGACCGAGGAGATCGGTCGCGCTTTCCTTGTCTCGGAGACAACCGTGGCGCAGCGCATCGTGCGCGCCAAGCGTGCGCTCGCCGCTTCAGGCGAAGCTTTTGAAATCCCGCGCGGGGAAGCACGCAATACCCGGCTCTCCTCGGTGATGGAAGTTCTTTATCTCATTTTCAATGAAGGCTATTCGGCCAGCAGCGGGGAAGACTGGATCCGGCCCCAGCTTTGCGAAGAGGCCATGCGGCTTGGTCGCGTGCTCGCCGGCTTGGCACCTGACGAGCCGGAAGTTCACGGGTTGGTCGCGTTGATGGAGTTGCAGGCCTCGCGCTTCAAGGCGCGGGTGGATGGGAGTGGCGACCCTGTTCGTCTGCCTGACCAGAACCGTGCACGCTGGGACCATCTGTTGATCGGGCGCGGGCTGGCCGCGCTGGAAAGGTCTGAATCGCTGGCGCCGCAGCGTGGACCCTATGCTTTCCAGGCTGCCATTGCTGCCTGTCATGCCAGAGCGCGTGTCGCAGAGGATACAGACTGGGCACGGATAGCGGCGCTCTATCACGGGTTGGCCGAGTTGACGCCGTCACCGGTGGTGGCGCTTAACCGCGCTGTGGCGGTTTCGATGGCTTATGGACCGGAGGCCGGCCTAGCGCTGCTTGATCCGCTCCTAGAAGATCCGGCGGTTGGGTTCTATCACCTGCTGCCGGCGGCGCGTGGCGATCTCCTTTTCAGGCTATATCGCTTTGAAGAAGCCGCTGTCGAGTTCGAGCGCGCGGCACGGCTGTCACCCACAGCACGCGACCGCATTTTTCTCGAGCGGCGGGCTGAAACGAGCCGTTCCAGGACAGTGGTCGGATGA
- a CDS encoding autotransporter family protein, with translation MNNDAQPGVGAPSFAKLHLSRTRLSALRRLALFASTSSLLFAVQGSAALAACTFVPAPGDTMFVCDSGTSIGGLTDLSGNNTLTLPSGGTGTINGDVNFGNGADTIEMHSGTVNGSIDQGDGNDTFNMSAGTITGTLQQGDGLDDFRMTGGQIDKLLQGGHHDTFFMSGGRIVDAFDDGDNAVMTGGRIGRVNLKLDDNYFNMSGGTIDKNLVAGFGNDTIILSSGTIGGNISLSGGADSLTITGGTLGGNVMLSVGTDSFTWADGGIIYGTIDMGGDDDTATFRNLTTANHGAVATISGGTGTDSLMLDNVKATGIARLINWETIAATNDTQLTFDGTLTLGDSGTGTGALTVDATSTLFGGGSNGAVNPFTAGQLASLTNAGRIDLTNNGGGAGDTFTVTGNYIGNGGVLFVDTVLGNDSSASDRLVISNGTASGSTYIKVTNAGGTGATTVANGIMLVEAANGATTTAGAFSLSGRVTVGAYEYLLFKGGTSGGTEENWYLRSTMAAAPAPGPAPSAPTPEPKAQAPQAAPPPPPPSELPPVAVPTEGDPLTPPDDSATPPVMAGDPSPVAPPAPPSAAPPAPPPAIEAITLVSNPAADLPAPNPARLVGGTIPLYRPEVPAFVSTLPVAHYLTVSTLGTFHERRGEQALVEGAGLLPTSWARLYGQDAELTSTGTLTPTFDGTLLGIQAGLDLIGWESGNGHHDRIGLFYGYSRMRGDINSPTLGGIDAKFGEIEANGNSIGATWTHVGPGGWYADGVVMGTWLGGESSTATGEAIDIDGNGIAVSLEGGYPIALTPDWVIEPQAQLIWHSLSLNDQADSYSSIRYDADNGVTGRVGFRLKGNVVAGTTTLQPYLKANIWHEFGGEDHVSFDTTSILSDQGGTSLEVGGGITAKLSDTVSLFASADYTTNLGGEKKRVFEGNLGLSVKW, from the coding sequence ATGAACAACGACGCTCAACCGGGCGTGGGAGCGCCGTCTTTTGCGAAGCTCCATCTCTCGCGTACACGGCTATCCGCCTTGCGCCGACTTGCCCTTTTCGCCTCAACCTCGTCCCTGCTTTTCGCCGTGCAGGGCAGCGCTGCGTTGGCGGCCTGCACCTTCGTGCCGGCACCTGGCGATACGATGTTTGTATGTGATAGCGGCACGTCGATCGGCGGCTTGACGGATCTCTCCGGCAACAACACGTTGACACTGCCTTCAGGCGGCACCGGAACGATCAACGGCGACGTGAATTTCGGCAACGGCGCCGACACGATCGAGATGCACTCTGGCACTGTCAACGGCTCTATCGACCAGGGCGATGGCAACGACACCTTCAACATGAGCGCCGGCACCATCACGGGAACGCTGCAGCAGGGCGACGGTCTCGACGATTTTCGTATGACCGGAGGCCAGATCGACAAGCTCCTCCAGGGCGGCCATCATGATACATTCTTCATGTCGGGCGGGCGCATTGTCGACGCCTTCGACGATGGTGACAATGCGGTGATGACCGGGGGGCGTATCGGTCGCGTCAACCTCAAGCTCGACGACAACTATTTCAATATGTCCGGCGGTACCATCGATAAGAACCTGGTTGCTGGTTTTGGCAATGACACGATCATCCTCTCCAGCGGCACCATCGGCGGCAATATCAGCCTCAGTGGTGGAGCGGACAGCCTGACCATCACCGGCGGTACGCTCGGCGGCAACGTGATGCTGAGTGTCGGCACCGACAGTTTCACCTGGGCCGATGGTGGCATCATTTACGGCACCATCGATATGGGCGGCGACGATGACACCGCCACCTTCCGCAACCTGACGACCGCCAACCATGGCGCGGTGGCAACGATCTCCGGCGGCACGGGCACGGATAGCCTGATGCTCGACAACGTCAAGGCAACTGGAATTGCGAGGCTCATCAACTGGGAAACCATCGCCGCCACCAACGACACTCAACTGACCTTCGACGGCACGTTGACGCTGGGCGATAGCGGGACCGGTACAGGCGCGCTGACCGTTGATGCCACCAGCACCCTGTTTGGCGGCGGTTCCAATGGCGCCGTCAACCCGTTCACGGCTGGACAACTCGCCAGCCTTACCAACGCCGGCCGTATTGATCTCACCAACAATGGCGGCGGAGCCGGCGACACTTTCACCGTCACCGGAAATTATATCGGCAATGGCGGCGTCCTTTTCGTCGACACGGTACTCGGCAATGACAGTTCGGCATCCGATAGGCTGGTGATTTCAAACGGCACCGCTTCCGGCTCGACATACATCAAGGTCACCAACGCTGGCGGCACTGGCGCCACGACAGTGGCCAATGGCATCATGCTTGTTGAGGCCGCCAATGGCGCGACAACTACTGCCGGAGCGTTCTCGCTAAGCGGGCGCGTCACCGTGGGTGCCTATGAATATCTCCTGTTCAAGGGCGGAACGTCCGGCGGCACGGAAGAAAACTGGTACCTGCGTTCCACGATGGCCGCTGCTCCTGCCCCGGGACCCGCGCCATCGGCACCAACCCCTGAACCGAAAGCGCAGGCACCGCAGGCCGCTCCGCCACCACCGCCGCCTTCCGAGCTACCTCCCGTAGCGGTGCCTACCGAAGGTGACCCGTTGACACCGCCCGATGATTCGGCGACCCCTCCTGTTATGGCCGGTGATCCTTCTCCCGTTGCGCCACCGGCTCCGCCGTCTGCCGCACCGCCGGCACCGCCGCCGGCCATTGAAGCGATCACGCTGGTTTCCAATCCCGCCGCTGACCTGCCGGCACCAAATCCTGCCCGCCTCGTCGGCGGCACGATCCCGCTCTATCGCCCCGAGGTTCCAGCCTTTGTATCGACCCTTCCGGTTGCCCATTATCTGACTGTCTCGACGCTCGGCACCTTCCACGAGCGGCGCGGCGAGCAGGCGCTTGTCGAAGGCGCAGGGCTGCTGCCGACGAGCTGGGCACGGCTCTACGGGCAAGATGCTGAACTGACCTCGACCGGTACGCTGACGCCAACCTTTGACGGCACGCTTCTGGGCATCCAGGCTGGTCTTGACCTGATCGGCTGGGAAAGTGGCAATGGCCACCACGACCGGATCGGCCTGTTTTACGGCTATTCGCGCATGCGCGGTGATATCAACTCGCCGACACTCGGCGGCATTGATGCGAAATTTGGTGAGATCGAAGCCAATGGCAACAGCATTGGCGCTACCTGGACCCATGTCGGCCCGGGCGGCTGGTATGCCGATGGCGTGGTGATGGGTACATGGCTTGGCGGCGAAAGCAGCACTGCCACCGGCGAGGCGATAGACATCGATGGCAATGGCATCGCCGTTTCGCTCGAAGGCGGCTACCCAATCGCGCTGACACCCGATTGGGTGATCGAACCGCAAGCGCAACTGATCTGGCACAGCCTGTCGTTAAACGACCAGGCCGACAGTTATTCCAGCATCCGCTACGACGCCGATAACGGCGTGACCGGACGCGTCGGCTTCCGTCTGAAAGGCAATGTGGTGGCCGGAACGACGACCTTGCAGCCCTATCTCAAGGCCAATATCTGGCATGAGTTCGGTGGCGAGGACCATGTCAGCTTCGACACCACCTCGATCCTGTCAGACCAGGGCGGCACCTCGCTCGAGGTGGGCGGCGGCATCACCGCAAAACTGTCCGACACGGTCAGCCTTTTTGCCTCCGCCGACTACACCACCAATCTGGGCGGCGAAAAGAAGCGCGTGTTCGAGGGCAATCTCGGGCTCAGCGTGAAGTGGTAA
- a CDS encoding TetR/AcrR family transcriptional regulator: protein MDEERSPGAFEIPTESDFQAPSRAERRDQQVQRVLDAAKACFLRSGFQGTSMQQICAEAGMSPGALYRYFPSKESIIQAICEANRRQDAEKFAAMEKSSCVVEGFVACGLDHLTFTHENGNAPIFAEIATESLRNETIRAIGDGCMAEVQDRFRTYLHQAVERGEIDPIVELDALLPMILAIGQGLAISDLLGRGVSRDQLEIMLRASMEALLRPRRPA, encoded by the coding sequence TTGGACGAGGAACGTTCGCCAGGCGCATTCGAAATACCGACGGAAAGCGATTTTCAGGCGCCGTCGCGTGCGGAGCGTCGCGACCAGCAAGTGCAGCGGGTGCTTGATGCGGCGAAGGCTTGTTTCCTGCGCTCTGGCTTTCAGGGCACCTCCATGCAACAGATTTGCGCCGAGGCAGGCATGAGCCCGGGCGCGCTCTATCGTTACTTCCCGTCCAAGGAATCGATCATCCAGGCAATCTGCGAGGCCAACCGGCGGCAGGATGCGGAAAAATTTGCGGCGATGGAAAAGAGTTCCTGCGTGGTCGAGGGGTTCGTCGCATGCGGACTGGATCATCTCACCTTCACCCACGAAAATGGCAACGCGCCGATCTTCGCAGAAATCGCCACAGAATCGCTGCGCAATGAAACCATTCGCGCCATCGGAGATGGTTGCATGGCCGAGGTTCAGGACCGGTTCCGAACCTATCTTCACCAGGCCGTCGAGCGCGGCGAGATTGACCCCATTGTGGAGCTTGATGCGCTCTTGCCAATGATTCTGGCGATCGGACAGGGGCTTGCGATTAGCGATCTGCTGGGGCGTGGGGTTTCCCGCGACCAGCTTGAAATTATGCTGCGCGCGTCGATGGAAGCATTGCTGCGCCCGAGACGACCCGCCTGA